In a single window of the Esox lucius isolate fEsoLuc1 chromosome 22, fEsoLuc1.pri, whole genome shotgun sequence genome:
- the LOC105019700 gene encoding late histone H2A.2.2, translating to MSGRGKNVVAAKKTSTSRSARAGLQFPVGRIARLLKNGNYANRIGTGAAVYLTAVLEYLSAEVLELAGNASRDNKKMRIAPRHIQLAVRNDEELNQLFGGVTISDGGVLPNIQAALLPKKTSKTPSGNGTAADLQSQEF from the coding sequence ATGTCTGGTCGTGGAAAGAATGTTGTGGCAGCCAAAAAGACATCCACAAGTCGCTCCGCCAGGGCAGGCCTCCAGTTCCCTGTGGGAAGAATCGCCCGTCTGTTGAAGAATGGAAACTACGCGAACCGCATCGGTACTGGAGCTGCGGTGTACCTTACTGCTGTCTTGGAGTATCTCTCTGCTGAAGTTCTGGAGCTGGCGGGCAACGCAAGCCGAGACAACAAAAAGATGCGCATTGCTCCGCGACACATCCAATTAGCGGTGAGGAACGACGAGGAGCTAAACCAACTGTTTGGCGGTGTCACCATAAGTGATGGGGGTGTCCTTCCTAACATACAGGCAGCACTTCTCCCCAAGAAAACCTCTAAGACGCCCAGCGGCAACGGAACTGCCGCCGACTTACAGTCTCAAGAGTTTTAA
- the creg1 gene encoding protein CREG1, which yields MAQNLNAWLAAGLLLLTIPVKLYIIPPHEEVARMARFVANQCDWASMATISTHDPVQGQPFSNAFSISDGPVGFGTGVPYMYLTEMEISVQDLKANPQASLSMSLAQTDFCKNQGYDTQDPLCAHIIFSGSVVEVNGTEANFAKKALFSRHPEMVEWPADHNWFFAKMNITKVWVLDYFGGVKTVTPEDYFKASPYKKYN from the exons ATGGCACAAAATTTGAACGCATGGTTGGCGGCAGGACTTCTACTTTTAACTATACCTGTCAAACTTTATATAATCCCTCCACATGAAGAAGTCGCAAGGATGGCCAGATTCGTTGCAAACCAGTGCGATTGGGCTTCCATGGCCACGATATCGACGCACGACCCAGTGCAAGGACAACCTTTTTCCAATGCTTTTTCTATAAGTGACGGACCGGTCGGATTTGGGACGGGGGTACCCTACATGTATCTCACCGAAATGGAGATATCTGTTCAGGATTTGAAG GCGAACCCGCAGGCCTCTTTGTCCATGTCTCTGGCTCAGACGGATTTCTGTAAGAACCAGGGATATGACACTCAGGATCCCCTGTGTGCCCATATCATCTTCTCTGGTTCTGTGGTGGAG GTTAACGGCACAGAGGCCAACTTTGCCAAGAAAGCCCTGTTCAGCCGCCACCCTGAGATGGTCGAATGGCCCGCGGACCACAACTGGTTCTTTGCCAAGATGAACATCACCAAGGTGTGGGTGTTGGACTACTTTGGAGGGGTGAAGACGGTCACCCCAGAAGACTACTTCAAGGCTTCACCctacaaaaaatacaactaa